GGCATTGGTGATTGGTGCCAACGATGTTGTGAACCCGGACGCTCGTAACGACAAAACCAGCCCGCTTTATGGTATGCCGGTTCTGGATGCGGCCCTGGCGGAGAACGTGATCGTGGTCAAGCGTGGCAAGGGTACCGGATTCTCCGGGGTTGAAAACGCCCTGTTTTATCAGGATAACACCCAGATGCTTTATGGTGATGGTCAAAAAGCCGCTTCGGATCTGATTCAGCATCTGAAAAAGCTCTAATCTGTTGTGCAGTTCTAACAGCAAAAAAGCGGCAGCTTCGGCGGCCGCTTTTTTGTGAGCAAAGATCAGCGATCGTCGGGCAGTTGAGTGATCACGGTCAAATGATCCCCGCTAGTGTCCAGCTGCAGGCGAACCTCTAACCCTCGTAATTGTGACAGGTTGTCGCAATGGGTGCCGCCGCAGGGAATTGAGATTGAAACGCCATCGAGTTTGCAGTGCCAGTAACGACGAGCGAGCAGTGCGAGTGGTTCGCGTTCAACTTTGATGTCATTGCCCTGGGCTATCCAGTTCTGCAATTGGTGGTTGATGCTGTCTTCAATGTTTGCCAGTTGGTCGATAAAGGTTTGGCGATCAAAACCTTTCTTTCGCAGGGATTTTCCTAACCGATAGTGGTCACGACTGCCATTGGGTTCGATGCTTGACTCACTGATCGCCAGGCGGTCGAAGTCCGGGTTGCCACAAGCGTCCTGAGCGATCGGCTTGCGCCAATGGCTGGTTAAGGCCTGGTTCAGGGCCAGGGACATCAGATGGCAGGCGCTGTGGCCTCGATTCAGGCTCTGACGATAGCCCTCATCGAACCTCAGGGTTACCTGGCAGCCGACTTCAAAAGAGAGTTTATCCGCAGGGATATTTAATCGATGGGCAATACAAAATGTCCAGCCAGTTTCTCCACGTTTGACCGGAATGTCCGTGCCCAAAAACCAGGGTTGATCCGCGGGTTCACTGATTGAGGTGGCGGCCAGACGGCAGTCATCGATATGCCAATGGTTTTGCTCAAAATCGAGGGTTCCATGGTCCCCAGGCTGGTCGGGCCATTGGTAATCCCAAGGGTGAAAATTGCTCGCTTGGGTGATTATCCAGCAATGATTGACTGAATGTGAATCAAGAAGAATGCGATCAACCCGCGTCGATAGAGCCGGACGGTAGTAGTCGGTGAGGGTTTCGCCATATCTAAGATGATCGGGCATCGAGTCGTCCCCCTTGCGAAGTACTCTGCGAGCGCGCTATTGGGCGGATTGTTGGTTAAGTACCCGGCGCGCTTCCATCAGGCCGAGCACGATATGGTAGCCGGTACTGCCCGGTAGATCGTAAGGCTTGGGGCTGTTATCGCGGTTAAGGTATTCATGCCAGCGTCCGTCTTCTTGTAGATAATAAGCGAACAGGTAATCGAGTAGCTCACAGAGTTTGTGCAGATCCTGTGCCTCGTGCAACAGTTGATAACGCAGAGCCCGGGCTTTAAGGCATTCTGTTACCGGCCAGATGCGTTTGGCATCATCCAAAATGCGGCCGTTACGGTCGACTTCATTGAATATGCCGCCGTGTTCCGAGTCGCAGCCATATCGATCGGCCCAGGCATAGAGCGCTTCTGCCTGTTGCCTAAGTATTGGATTGGCCTGGCTCTGGTCATAGGTGCTGAGTAACCAATACCATTCGTAATGGTGACCGGGTTCGATACGGTGACCCTGTCCGTTATCAGGGCACCATTGATCGTTAAAGAATTCGCCCAATGTGTCAGTGGTGTCATCAAAAAAATACTCACCAAACAACTGCAAGATGTTGTCGGCCTGGGCTTGGTAAAAAAAGCGATTGTCACTCGGGTCGTTTTGATACAGTGCCACAAAGGCTTCCAGCAAGTGCATATGAGGGTTTTGACGACGGATCGCCTGGCGCGGTTTCCAGTCACTTTCAGCCGCCTCGAAAAAACCGCCTCCTTCTGTATCGGTCAGCTGCTGGAGCAGGCATTGGCTGGTCTCGAAGGCGATCTGCAAGGCGTACTCATCTTTAAAGGCCCGGTAATAGTAGGCACAGGCGAACAGAACAAAAGCGTGACCGTAGGCGTCCTTGGCGCTGTCACGAACCCGGCCATCGTTGTGTACACTAAAAAACCAGCCGCCTTGTGCTCTATCCAGAAAATGTTGTTGCAGGAAGGAAAACCCCTGTTTGGCGGCCTCGGCATCCTCTTTTTGCCTATTACTGATAAAGGCCAGGCTATACACGAAGATCTGGCGGCACTGCACCAGCAAGCGTTTGGTGTCGACCGATAAGGGCTGTAATTGCGAGTCGAGACGTTCATAAAAGCCGCCATGCTGTCGATCGATGCCGTTGTCACGCCACAGCGGAAGCAAGCGATCGAACAGGTAATGATCGATACGGGCAAGCTGATCCCGATAGTGGTTACCCAGAGGGGTGTTGAGGCTTTGCTTCGTCATGAGGCTGGAGTCATTCACGGCTTTAGATTGGCGGCATTATAGCGGGGGAGGGTAGAGCAGCGAAAGCTGTCGGCATTTCCTGAACCTATCCAGGTCATTAGCGATGTTTATGAGCCCGGTATTGGGACGGGGATACTCCCAGAATTTTGCTGAACAGCCGGGAGAAATAATAGGCATCGTCGTAGCCGAGCTGGGCGGCAACCTCCTGAATGCTTTTGTCGGAGATGTCGAGCTGATAACAGGCCTGTTGCATCTTGAGATGAATAAAGTGCTGGATGGGCGAGTAGCCGGTAAGCTCCTTGTACTTCTTGGAAAAATGATATTTGGACAGGCTGACGCTGGCGGCGATGGTGTCGAGGTCCAGGTGCTGGTGGAGGTTTTCCTGCATCAGGCTGTGAATACGATCGAGATCCAGATAACTGCCCGATTTCAGTTTCAGGCGGGGACGAATCACCAGCGCAATAAAACTGAGCATCTGGGCGATATGGTTCGAGGCGTAAATAAAGTTATCCAGTTGGTATCCGCCGTCACGCAGGCTCATCAGGCTGCCGAAATCGCTGAGCAATTTGGCCTGCAGGCCGGTTTTTAAGACAGGGCCTTCGGCCAGCTGCTGCAGGCGATCCATCATCAGGTCGCTGTGCAAGCCATCAAAATGGAACCAGTACAGGGTCCATGGGTTTTGTGTCGATGCCTGATAACTGTGGGCCTGTCCTCGGGGTAGCAGCAGTAATTCGCCGGCATGAATATGGTGGTGTTGCCGGCCGAACCAGGTTTCCCCCGCGCCATGGGTGCAGAACATCAACAGATTATCATCGTGATTTCGTCGTTCCATGCGGTGGCTAACTGCCTTGGGGTAGTAGCCAAAGCCCAGGGGGTAGCAATCTTGTGTGAGAGGATGCGCGGCCAGTTTTCTTACGAGAAAATCGGGGGTTATAAAACGAATTCCTTCGGTGGGAAGGGGCCAGCCTGAAGATATGTCACTCATAAAGTATTGATTATTCTTAATATAATTGTTTTTTCTGGTGAATGCATTAGACGTTTGTATAGCAAAATAGTCCAGCATGCGAACAATTTAGTCAATCCTTATCGGGCAGGCATCGTGGTACAACTAGGCTATTCTGCAGATAATGTCCGCATTGCCTTGGTGGGCGGCGTTGTCTCATAAACACCAAGACTGACTAAAAATAAGACAACCAATGGGTGACCGACGATGACCGCAACAACCATACCTCAGCTGATCAATGGCGAGTGGCAACAAAGCCGCTGCGAGCAAACCCTTCCGGTAACCAATCCGGCCACTCAGGAAGTCCTGTGCAATGTACCTTATGCGACTTCGGATGAGATGGAAGCGGCCATCAGCAGTGCCAAGACTGCTTTTGAGACCTGGCGCGACGTACCGCCCTCCGAGCGGGCCCGAATCATGATGGTTTATCAGGCGTTGCTAAAAGAGCATCACGACGAATTAGCCGAAATTCTGGCCAAGGAAACCGGCAAAACCTTTGCTGACGCCAAGGGTGATGTCTGGCGCGGTATCGAAGTGGCCGAGCAGGCCTGCAATATTCCCAGCATGTTAATGGGCGAAACTGCCGAAAACGTAGCCCGTGCCATCGATACTTACAGCTATATTCAGCCGCTGGGTGTCTGCGCCGGTATTACGCCTTTTAACTTTCCGGCCATGATCCCGCTGTGGATGTTTCCTCTGGCGATTGCCTGTGGCAACAGCTTCGTGCTCAAACCATCCGAGCAGGATCCGATGACGCCTAATCGACTCGCAGAACTGTTCCAGCAGGCTGGCTTTCCCAAGGGGCTGCTGCAGGTGGTACATGGTGGCCGTGAGCAAGTGGATACCCTATTGACTCATCCGGATGTGCGTGCGATCTCCTTTGTGGGTTCGGTCAATGTCGGTGCCCACGTGTATCGCACCGGTTGCGATCACCTCAAGCGGGTTCAGGCGATGACCGGGGCCAAGAACCATATGGTGGTGATGCCCGATGCCGACAAGGATCAGGTGATCAATAATCTGGTGGGTGCATCGGTGGGTGCGGCAGGTCAGCGCTGTATGGCGATCAGTGTGGCGATCTTTGTGGGTGAAGCAGCCAACTGGATTCCGGAGCTCAAAGAGGCCATGGCCAAGGTTCAGCCGGGTGCCTGGGATAACCCGGAAGCGGGTTACGGCCCGGTGATTTCTCCCCAGGCCCGTGAGCGCGTACTGGGCTTGATTGCCCAGGGTAAGGAAGAGGGCGCCGAATGCCTGCTCGACGGCAGCGAATGTGTGGTTGAAGGTTATCCCGATGGCAACTGGGTAGGCCCTACTCTGTTTAACAAGGTCACCCCGGAGATGTCGGTCTACAAAGAGGAGATATTCGGACCCGTGCTCTGCACCATGGAAGCCGATTCCCTGGATGAAGCGATCTGCCTGATCAATAACAGCCCCTTCGGTAACGGGACTTCGTTGTTCACCTCATCCGGCCTTGCGGCGCGTCATTTCCAGCATCATATTGAGGTGGGGCAGGTGGGTATTAACGTACCGATTCCAGTGCCTCTGCCTTTCTTTTCCTTCACCGGTTGGAAAAACTCCTTCTATGGCGATCAGCACGCCTATGGCAAGCAAGCGGTTCGCTTCTACACCGAAACCAAGACAATTACGGCCCGGTGGTTCGATCAGGGTATGAGTACGGGCCCGAATATGACCATCAATCTGCGTTAAGATGATTACCGCTGGCCCACAATGACTTGTGGGCCACTTTCATTGTTGACCAGGTTCATAGCATTAGATGGTGCTATGAAGGGAGATCGTGATGGATTTTAATCTTAATCAAGACCAACAAGCGTTTTGCGATATGGCGCGTCAGTTTGCCGATAGCGAACTGGCCCCGAATGCGGCGCACTGGGATGCCGAGCAAGAGTTCCCCATTGACGTTATCAAGCGCGCTGGAGAACTCGGCTTTTGTGGTATCTATTCTCCCGCCGAAAGTGGCGGTATGGGTATGAGTCGGCTCGACGCCAGTCTGATTTTCGAAGAGCTGGCCCGAGGCTGCACCTCTACCACGGCGTATCTTACGATTCACAATATGGCGACCTGGATGGTGTGCAGTTTCGCCGGAGAATCAATTCGTGAACGATACTGCGAGTCGTTAGTTAGCGGTGAGCTTTTGGCGTCCTATTGTCTGACCGAGCCCAATGCAGGATCCGATGCGGCGTCCTTACGCACCAGTGCCCGGCGTGATGGTGACCATTACATTCTCAATGGCTCCAAGGTCTTTATCTCGGGAGCGGGGTCGACCGACGTGCTGGTGGTGATGGCACGAACCGGTGAGGCGGGAGCCGGTGGTGTTTCCTGTTTGCTGGTACCGGCGGATGCAGAGGGTATTGTTTACGGTCGTAAAGAGGAAAAAATGGGTTGGAATTGCCAGCCGACTCGTATGATAACGTTCGAAGAGGTTCGTGTTCCGGTAGATCACTTGCTGGGAAGTGAGGGGGATGGTTTCAAGATCGCCATGAAGGGCCTCGATGGAGGGCGAATCAATATTGCCAGTTGCTCGTTAGGGGTGGCTCAGGCGGCGCTGGAAGAAGCGCAACGCTATATGCAAGAGCGCAAGCAGTTTGGTAAAACCCTGGCCAGTTTTCAAGCGCTGCAATTCAAATTGGCGGATATGGCTACCGAACTGGTGGCATCACGCCAGATGGTTCGCCTTGCCGCCTGTAAGCTGGACGCTGGAGATGCCGAGGCCACAGTCTATAGTGCCATGGCGAAACGCTTCGCAACCGACCGCTGCTTTGAT
The DNA window shown above is from Aestuariirhabdus haliotis and carries:
- a CDS encoding acyl-CoA dehydrogenase family protein, with the translated sequence MDFNLNQDQQAFCDMARQFADSELAPNAAHWDAEQEFPIDVIKRAGELGFCGIYSPAESGGMGMSRLDASLIFEELARGCTSTTAYLTIHNMATWMVCSFAGESIRERYCESLVSGELLASYCLTEPNAGSDAASLRTSARRDGDHYILNGSKVFISGAGSTDVLVVMARTGEAGAGGVSCLLVPADAEGIVYGRKEEKMGWNCQPTRMITFEEVRVPVDHLLGSEGDGFKIAMKGLDGGRINIASCSLGVAQAALEEAQRYMQERKQFGKTLASFQALQFKLADMATELVASRQMVRLAACKLDAGDAEATVYSAMAKRFATDRCFDICNEALQIHGGYGYIREYPLERFVRDSRVHQILEGTNEIMRVIISRRLLMEGATDIIR
- a CDS encoding AraC family transcriptional regulator, translated to MSDISSGWPLPTEGIRFITPDFLVRKLAAHPLTQDCYPLGFGYYPKAVSHRMERRNHDDNLLMFCTHGAGETWFGRQHHHIHAGELLLLPRGQAHSYQASTQNPWTLYWFHFDGLHSDLMMDRLQQLAEGPVLKTGLQAKLLSDFGSLMSLRDGGYQLDNFIYASNHIAQMLSFIALVIRPRLKLKSGSYLDLDRIHSLMQENLHQHLDLDTIAASVSLSKYHFSKKYKELTGYSPIQHFIHLKMQQACYQLDISDKSIQEVAAQLGYDDAYYFSRLFSKILGVSPSQYRAHKHR
- a CDS encoding CoA-acylating methylmalonate-semialdehyde dehydrogenase; the encoded protein is MTATTIPQLINGEWQQSRCEQTLPVTNPATQEVLCNVPYATSDEMEAAISSAKTAFETWRDVPPSERARIMMVYQALLKEHHDELAEILAKETGKTFADAKGDVWRGIEVAEQACNIPSMLMGETAENVARAIDTYSYIQPLGVCAGITPFNFPAMIPLWMFPLAIACGNSFVLKPSEQDPMTPNRLAELFQQAGFPKGLLQVVHGGREQVDTLLTHPDVRAISFVGSVNVGAHVYRTGCDHLKRVQAMTGAKNHMVVMPDADKDQVINNLVGASVGAAGQRCMAISVAIFVGEAANWIPELKEAMAKVQPGAWDNPEAGYGPVISPQARERVLGLIAQGKEEGAECLLDGSECVVEGYPDGNWVGPTLFNKVTPEMSVYKEEIFGPVLCTMEADSLDEAICLINNSPFGNGTSLFTSSGLAARHFQHHIEVGQVGINVPIPVPLPFFSFTGWKNSFYGDQHAYGKQAVRFYTETKTITARWFDQGMSTGPNMTINLR
- a CDS encoding AGE family epimerase/isomerase yields the protein MTKQSLNTPLGNHYRDQLARIDHYLFDRLLPLWRDNGIDRQHGGFYERLDSQLQPLSVDTKRLLVQCRQIFVYSLAFISNRQKEDAEAAKQGFSFLQQHFLDRAQGGWFFSVHNDGRVRDSAKDAYGHAFVLFACAYYYRAFKDEYALQIAFETSQCLLQQLTDTEGGGFFEAAESDWKPRQAIRRQNPHMHLLEAFVALYQNDPSDNRFFYQAQADNILQLFGEYFFDDTTDTLGEFFNDQWCPDNGQGHRIEPGHHYEWYWLLSTYDQSQANPILRQQAEALYAWADRYGCDSEHGGIFNEVDRNGRILDDAKRIWPVTECLKARALRYQLLHEAQDLHKLCELLDYLFAYYLQEDGRWHEYLNRDNSPKPYDLPGSTGYHIVLGLMEARRVLNQQSAQ